The uncultured Carboxylicivirga sp. genomic interval AAGAATATCTCTACTCTATGCAGCCTACATTTAAGTCCAGGTAAGGTTCCTCGCGTATCATCGAATTAAACCACATGTTCCTCCGCTTGTGCGGGCCCCCGTCAATTCCTTTGAGTTTCATTGTTGCCAACGTACTCCCCAGGTGGATAACTTAATGCTTTCGCTTTGCCGCTTACTGTGTATCGCAAACAGCTAGTTATCATCGTTTACGGCGTGGACTACCAGGGTATCTAATCCTGTTCGATCCCCACGCTTTCGTGCATCAGCGTCAGTTACAGTCTAGTAAGCTGCCTTCGCAATCGGTGTTCTGTGACATATCTAAGCATTTCACCGCTACATGTCACATTCCGCCTACCTCGTATGTACTCAAGAATAACAGTATCAAAGGCAATTTTACGGTTGAGCCGCAAACTTTCACCCCTGACTTACTATTCCGCCTACGCACCCTTTAAACCCAATGAATCCGGATAACGCTTGCATCCTCCGTATTACCGCGGCTGCTGGCACGGAGTTAGCCGATGCTTATTCATATGGTACCGGCAAGCGAGTATACATACTCGTGTTTCTTCCCATATAAAAGAAGTTTACAACCCATAGGGCAGTCTTCCTTCACGCGACATGGCTGGTTCAGCCTTGCGGCCATTGACCAATATTCCTCACTGCTGCCTCCCGTAGGAGTCTGGTCCGTGTCTCAGTACCAGTGTGGGGGACCTTCCTCTCAGAACCCCTAGACATCGTCGGCTTGGTGAGCCGTTACCTCACCAACTACCTAATGTCACGCATGACCATCTTTTACCACCGGAGTTTTAATTACTAAATGATGCCATCCAATAATATTATGGGGTATTAATCCGTCTTTCAACGGGCTATCCCCCAGTAAAAGGTAGGTTTCATACGCGTTACGCACCCGTGCGCCGGTCGTCAGCGGAAGCAAGCTTCCCTGTTACCCCTCGACTTGCATGTGTTAGGCCTGTCGCTAGCGTTCATCCTGAGCCAGGATCAAACTCTTCGTTGTATAAAAATTTTTAATGCTTTCAAAACTTTTTATACCATTGACTTCAGGTTCACTTTTTACCTTTTTTAGTTTTAGGTACTATTCAATATTTTCAAAGATCGTTGGAGCTTTTTGCTCTTGTGAATTTTTAGCTCTTAACTGCCTCAATTCGTTGTCCTTTCTAACCTCTCTCGTTTAAGAAGCGGCTGCAAAGGTAAGAAGTTTTTGTTTTAATTTCCAAATCTTTTTTCAAGTTTTTTTCTTCTTTATTTTCGAAAGGAAAATCAAGTTAATTCAACTTTTTTGACTTGTCAATTACTTCTTTTCATCATTTTGGAGATTCGCTCGAAAGCTTACCTGCTCTGCTTTTCGTGAGAAACGTTATCCTCAAAAGCGGCTGCAAAGATAAAGAATTTAATTTCTAAATTCCAAATGTTTTTTTGAAGTTTTTTACTTTTCTTTTTTCGTTACTGTCGCTTAGCTTTTTATTAAACGCAGCTAATAAAAAAAGAAAGCTTAAACACTTCGCATTTTTCTTTGCTTCAATATTTACAAACCAGCTCAATCGCCCGTCTGCCCTGCCTTTCGTAAGAACCCTTGTTCTCAAAAGCGGATGCAAAATAAGCGCTTATTTCTCGAACATCCAAATCATATTGCTGAGTTTTTTAAATATTTGAGTGTTAATTTGTGTTTCAGAGTTGGGATTATGAGAGTTAGCTGAAGGAATAATTATGTAGATTTTTTCAAATCCTCTCAATTGACAGAATCTTTACAGGATTTATCAGGTATTGGCCTTCGTTTTTTAATTGATGAATCTTCAATAATACATCCATCCCCGAAACAACTTTCCCGAACGCAGCAAAACCTTGACCATCTGGGTTACGTTTTCCTCCAAAATCCAAACTTGGTTGATCACCTATACAAAAGAAGAAGTCTGCTTGTGCTGTTCCTGGTTCATTACGTGCCATGCTTAATACTCCATCTTTATGTAAGATTCCAGTTTGCTGTGTAGTTTCATGCTCGATTGGCGGCAAGTGCTTTGGATGCATATCATCATATAATCCTCCTTGAACAACTTCAATCTTCACATCATTATTAGGTTGATTATCTATTGTTACCACCCGATAAAAAGTTGCTCCATCGAACCTATTCTCATCAACATATTTTAAAAAGTTGCCTGTAGTAATTGGTGCTTTATCCATATATACATCACATACGATGTCTCCCAACTCTGTTTTTATAACCACCTGTGGATTGTGCGAACAAGCAAACAATAATGGTAATGCCAATAATATATACAGTAGTCTCATAGATCTATTTTTTAGCGAATGCTTTCCAAAGCAACAATACGATAACAACAAATGTAATTATAAATGCCCACCAATTGGTTGTACGATATTCAGTAAATAAAACTTTATCGCAATAATGAAATTCGCCAAGCCTAAATTCCCATTTACAATTGTGATTATCCACAAACGGGGCATTTGTTTTATATATTAAACCAGGTAGCTCAAATTGTACCTTATAATCCCTCGATTCCCAAAACATGGTTTTATCCTTCCAATTAGATTCCAATTTATTGAAATATCCTTGCCGATAGACACCACTAACCCAATCAGATCCAAGTACACTATCAGTTACTTCAATTAAATCCTCACTCAATCCATCGTCAAGTGTTGCTAATACAAAATCATCAATAATCTCTTTTTGAGTCTTATTAAGAGTATTGTACCCCTTCTGTACAGCAAAAGAATCCAGCAAATTAATATACTCGGAACTTAACGATTTTGAGAGATAGCTAAAAATATGTTCTTCTC includes:
- a CDS encoding peptidylprolyl isomerase gives rise to the protein MRLLYILLALPLLFACSHNPQVVIKTELGDIVCDVYMDKAPITTGNFLKYVDENRFDGATFYRVVTIDNQPNNDVKIEVVQGGLYDDMHPKHLPPIEHETTQQTGILHKDGVLSMARNEPGTAQADFFFCIGDQPSLDFGGKRNPDGQGFAAFGKVVSGMDVLLKIHQLKNEGQYLINPVKILSIERI